Proteins encoded in a region of the ANME-2 cluster archaeon genome:
- a CDS encoding thiazole biosynthesis protein has product MELDEITITRAIIEEFTSDFLDCTDTDVALVGGGPANLVAAKVLAEAGVRTVLFERKLAIGGGMWGGGMMMPRIVVQEEARRILDDFGVNYTEYMPGYYVADSIECVCRLGAEAVAAGAKIFNLVSVEDVMIREGDAVTGLVINWTAVGLQKLHVDPMTIRAKVVIDGTGHDAEVCSTVARKIPGALNVIGEKPMWADMGERIIMDNTKEVYPGLIATGMAANAVAGSPRMGPVFGGMLLSGEKAALLAMEKLGIN; this is encoded by the coding sequence ATGGAACTGGATGAAATAACAATAACCCGAGCAATTATAGAAGAATTTACATCTGATTTTCTGGATTGCACTGACACTGATGTAGCGCTGGTTGGAGGGGGGCCGGCCAATCTGGTGGCTGCAAAGGTACTGGCCGAAGCAGGTGTAAGGACCGTGCTCTTTGAGCGAAAACTTGCGATAGGCGGCGGCATGTGGGGTGGAGGCATGATGATGCCCAGGATAGTTGTGCAGGAAGAGGCCAGGCGCATACTGGACGATTTCGGGGTCAATTATACCGAATACATGCCCGGCTATTATGTGGCAGACTCTATTGAATGCGTGTGCAGGCTGGGCGCAGAGGCCGTGGCCGCAGGGGCTAAGATATTCAATCTTGTAAGCGTGGAGGATGTGATGATCAGGGAGGGTGATGCCGTGACCGGGCTGGTAATAAACTGGACCGCAGTGGGCCTGCAAAAACTGCATGTAGATCCAATGACCATAAGGGCAAAGGTTGTTATAGACGGTACAGGGCACGACGCCGAGGTCTGTAGTACAGTGGCCAGGAAAATACCTGGGGCACTGAACGTGATCGGCGAGAAGCCCATGTGGGCGGATATGGGTGAGCGCATCATCATGGACAACACCAAAGAGGTCTACCCAGGGCTAATAGCCACTGGAATGGCTGCCAATGCCGTGGCCGGTTCACCGCGTATGGGACCTGTATTTGGCGGTATGCTGCTATCAGGTGAGAAGGCCGCCCTGCTGGCAATGGAAAAACTTGGCATCAATTGA